The following DNA comes from Micromonospora chokoriensis.
CACCGATCACGCTGCCCGCAACGGATCAGGCCACAACTACCTGGTGATGCACTCGGCCGGGTCGGGCAAGTCGAACACCATCGCCTGGCTGGCACACCGGCTCTCCAGCCTGCACACCGCGCCCGCGCTAGATGATGACGCTCGGGCCAAGGGGTTGCGCCTCAACGAGCCGGTCTTCGATAAGGTCATCATCATCACCGACCGGGTGGTGCTGGACCGGCAGTTGCAGGACACCGTCTTCCAGTTCGAGCATGTGCCGGGCGTGGTGCAGCGGATCGACAAGGACTCCGCACAACTCGCCGCCGCCCTCCAGGGCGAGACGGCCAAAGTCGTCATCACCACCATGCAGAAATTCCCCTACATCCTCAACCAGGTGCAGGGGCTTCGCGGGAAGCGGTTCGCGGTCATCGTCGACGAGGCGCACTCGTCGCAGTCCGGTGACTCGGCCGCGGCGTTGAAGAAGGTGCTGCTCAAGCTCGGCAGTGACGACGTGGACGAGTCGGGTGACCTGCTCACCGCGTCGGCGCTGGCCCGGGGCCGGCACGAGACGCTGTCGTACTTCGCATTCACCGCCACGCCGAAGCCGAAGACCCTTGAGCTCTTCGGCACGCCGCACCCGGTCACCGGCAACCCGCAGCCGTTCCACACGTACTCGATGCGGCAAGCCATCGACGAGGGCTTCATCCTCGACGTGCTGCGCAATTACCTGACCTACAAGTCGTACTGGAAGCTGGCCAACGCTAACCCCGACGACCCCGAGGTCGATCCGAAAAAGGCCGGTGCCCAGCTCGCCCGCTTCGCCAGTCTGCACCCCACGATGCAGGCACAGAAGGCCGAGATCATCGTCGAGCACTTTCGGAAGCACACCGCGCCGCGCCTGGGCAACCGCGCCAAGGCCATGGTCGTCACCAGCACCCGCGAGGCCGCCGTCCGCCTACACGCCGCCATCAAGAAGTACGTCGAGATGCAGGGCTACGTCGGCTGCGACTCCCTGGTCGCCTTCTCCGGCGACCTTGAGGTTGACGGCGTCGAGCACACCGAAGCGCGGAGCAACGGGTTCAGCGAGGGCGAGCTGCCCGAGCGGTTCGCCTACACCTCCGCCGACGACAAGCATGCCGGCACGCCCAAGGCCAAGCAGGACGTCGAGTACAAGATCCTGGTCGTCGCCGAGAAGTACCAGACTGGCTTCGACCAGCCGCTGCTCACCACGATGTACGTGGACAAGCTGCTCAAGAACGTAGCCGCGGTGCAGACCCTCTCCCGGCTCAATCGGACCCACCCGCTCAAGGCGCAGGGTGACGTCTTCGTCCTCGACTTCGTCAACGAGGCCGGCGACATCGCCGAGCAGTTCAAGCCGTACTTCGAGACCGCCGCCACCACCCCCACGGACCCCAACCTGCTCTACACCGCCCAAAACGGGGTGACGGCCTACCCGGTCCTGGTCAACTCGGAGATGCAGGCGTACGTCGAAGCTCTGCTCGCCACCGAGCAGAAGGCAACCAGCGACACCGCACTTCAGCGGGCACACGGCGCCCTCTACCGCTTCACGGAGCCGGCCGTGCAGCGCTTCAACGCCCTGGCCGCCGACGACGCCGAGGCCGCGGACACCTTCCGGGCCGCGCTGCGCGACTACACCCGGATGTACGCGTTCCTCAGTCAGGTCGTGCCGTACCACGACGAGGACCTGGAGCGGCTCTATCTGTACGGGCGGGCACTGCTAAACCGGCTACCCCGCCGGCAGGATCCAAGCGTCGACATCGGTGAGGTGCAGCTGACCCACTTGCGGGTCAGCAAGACCGGCGAACATGACGCGTCGCTGTCGCCCGAGGGCGAGCAGATGCTGCCGGGTTTCCTCGGCGGGGCAGCGGGCGGGCAGCGCGACCTGGAGAAGGTCGTGTTGTCCGAGCTGATCGATGCGTTCAACGACCGGTTCGGCATCGGTCTGGGCGAGTCGGACAAGGTCTGGGTCGAGCAGCAGATCGTCGCGCTCGCCGAGGACGGCACCCTCGAAGCCGCCGCGATGGTCAACGACGAGAGCAACTTCGGTGTTGTCTGCGACAAGCGCATCGAGGACGTAATCCTGTCCCGCCACGACGACAACGGCAAGCTGATGCAGCGCTATCTGGACGATGACAGCCTGCGCTCGCAACTGAACCAGTTCGCCCGCCGGCAGGCATACCAGATGATCCGCCGCCGCAAGGGCATCGCCTGAGCGCTCAGGCTCGACGCCTATCGCGAGCTGAATGACTTGTACGGTGGCAGGCACTAGCAGCATCGACAGTGGCAATTGGCCGCGACGCGCAGTGGGGGTTTGATGCGGGCGCAGGAGCGCGTCGCCGACCGGTACGAGTTGACGTACCCGCTCGGCCACGGCGGCATGGGGGAGGTGTGGGGTGGCTTCGACGAAAAGCTCGACCGGCCAGTCGCCATCAAGTTCCTCCGCAAGCTCACCATCCCGGAGATCGAGCGAAACAACGCGGTCGAACGGTTCATGCGGGAGGCACGGGTCACCGCCCGGCTGGACCATCCGGGTGTGCCGAGCGTCCACGATGTCGGCCACCACGGTGACGACGTCTACATCGTCATGCAGCTCGTGCCGGGCTTGCTCCTTTCCGACCTGATCGCCGAGCGTGGCCGGCTCGCCGTGCCGTGGGCAGCCGCCATCGGCGCGCAGATCTGCTCGGTGCTCGCCGTCGCGCACGCCGCCTCCCTGGTGCACCGCGACCTCAAGCCGCAGAACCTGATGGTCACGCCGACCGGATCTGTCAAGGTCCTCGACTTCGGGGTGGCCGCGCTGCTGGGCCCGGACGTTCCCCGACTGACTGCGACCGCCCACACACTGGGCACGCCGACCTACATGGCACCGGAGCAAGCACTCAACAGTGCGGTGGGGCCGCGCGCGGACCTGTACGCGCTGGGCTGCGTGCTGTTTGAGCTGCTGACCGGCGAGCCGCCGTACCGCGCGGACAGCGCGCTCGGCCTGCTGCACCGGCACATGAACGACCCGATTCCGTCAGTCAGCGACCATCGCGCTGGTATGCCCGACGGTCTTGTGCGGCTCGTCGGCCGGCTGCTCGCCAAGGACCCGCAGGACCGGCCCGGTTCCGCCGCCGAGGTGTACGAGGCCTTGGCGCCGCTAGGAGTGGTCGAGGCCGGGTTGGCCGACGATCTGGCGGTGACGGTTGCCGACGGCCAATCCGTCGATCCGACCATGCCCC
Coding sequences within:
- a CDS encoding type I restriction endonuclease subunit R, which gives rise to MGLDTAELLAFIGATQSDQWAKLLAYHGNNPDEAQRHFAQHLAKQIDERGPLDVLRRGVKDKGVLIRLAYFKPAHAITDDALKLYRANRLTVTRQLAYSTSNNNTLDLVLFVNGIPLATAELKNPLTGQTVEDAKKQYRETRDPKELLFARRTLVHFAVDPDLVFVTTKLAGKKTWFLPFNTGSDGPGVSGGAGNPPAGASGYRSSYLWEQIWQPDTWMDLIRRFLHTDKESKALIFPRYHQWHAVTQLTDHAARNGSGHNYLVMHSAGSGKSNTIAWLAHRLSSLHTAPALDDDARAKGLRLNEPVFDKVIIITDRVVLDRQLQDTVFQFEHVPGVVQRIDKDSAQLAAALQGETAKVVITTMQKFPYILNQVQGLRGKRFAVIVDEAHSSQSGDSAAALKKVLLKLGSDDVDESGDLLTASALARGRHETLSYFAFTATPKPKTLELFGTPHPVTGNPQPFHTYSMRQAIDEGFILDVLRNYLTYKSYWKLANANPDDPEVDPKKAGAQLARFASLHPTMQAQKAEIIVEHFRKHTAPRLGNRAKAMVVTSTREAAVRLHAAIKKYVEMQGYVGCDSLVAFSGDLEVDGVEHTEARSNGFSEGELPERFAYTSADDKHAGTPKAKQDVEYKILVVAEKYQTGFDQPLLTTMYVDKLLKNVAAVQTLSRLNRTHPLKAQGDVFVLDFVNEAGDIAEQFKPYFETAATTPTDPNLLYTAQNGVTAYPVLVNSEMQAYVEALLATEQKATSDTALQRAHGALYRFTEPAVQRFNALAADDAEAADTFRAALRDYTRMYAFLSQVVPYHDEDLERLYLYGRALLNRLPRRQDPSVDIGEVQLTHLRVSKTGEHDASLSPEGEQMLPGFLGGAAGGQRDLEKVVLSELIDAFNDRFGIGLGESDKVWVEQQIVALAEDGTLEAAAMVNDESNFGVVCDKRIEDVILSRHDDNGKLMQRYLDDDSLRSQLNQFARRQAYQMIRRRKGIA
- a CDS encoding serine/threonine-protein kinase, with product MRAQERVADRYELTYPLGHGGMGEVWGGFDEKLDRPVAIKFLRKLTIPEIERNNAVERFMREARVTARLDHPGVPSVHDVGHHGDDVYIVMQLVPGLLLSDLIAERGRLAVPWAAAIGAQICSVLAVAHAASLVHRDLKPQNLMVTPTGSVKVLDFGVAALLGPDVPRLTATAHTLGTPTYMAPEQALNSAVGPRADLYALGCVLFELLTGEPPYRADSALGLLHRHMNDPIPSVSDHRAGMPDGLVRLVGRLLAKDPQDRPGSAAEVYEALAPLGVVEAGLADDLAVTVADGQSVDPTMPQRYPFGPLPPRTPPAPTRVDIVRPRLAPEVVEPLSLDELTEVEERVWELAEEERFTQAAALLESALRPVLKGHAVKQPRILELRLHLANLYVLAGAFRQALPAFQRLIPDLKERPVPDRELIWQCRQQAAMCQIEVGEAPAALFALRALLDDEQQAVAPDSPELFALRHQIAMLTGGIGDVTGAQRQLEGLIVDMRARWGPDAVAIEEIRQLLDRLGQTAEPAEEPDE